The Desulfuromonadales bacterium genome contains a region encoding:
- the hslO gene encoding Hsp33 family molecular chaperone HslO, giving the protein MKDHLIRILTADGSLRATAAVTTRLVEESRRRQGTDPTATVALGRLATGAALMGSLLKGEQRLALTVEGNGPLQKLHAETDAAGHLRASVRHPVAGLPPREGRFDVAGAVGRAGFLHVVKDLGLKEPYRGVVQLYTSEIAEDLAYYLTTSEQTPSSVALGVSLTPEGSVAAAGGYLVQAMPGSDDSLIPLLEQRLTTLPPVSTLLRDGVGPAAILEHLFAGIPYNLQGETELVFRCGCSRQQVRRVLLALGKEELQELAARNEATTVTCEFCKEPYDFPAAELKRLSALL; this is encoded by the coding sequence ATGAAAGACCACCTGATCCGCATCCTGACCGCCGACGGTTCCCTGCGCGCCACCGCCGCCGTCACCACCCGCCTGGTCGAGGAGAGCCGGCGGCGGCAGGGGACCGACCCCACCGCGACGGTGGCCCTCGGCCGTCTCGCCACCGGCGCCGCCCTGATGGGGAGCCTGCTGAAGGGGGAACAGCGTCTCGCCCTGACCGTCGAAGGGAACGGTCCGCTGCAGAAGCTGCACGCCGAAACCGATGCCGCCGGCCATTTGCGTGCCTCGGTCAGGCATCCGGTCGCCGGGCTGCCGCCCCGCGAGGGGCGCTTCGACGTCGCCGGGGCCGTCGGCCGCGCCGGCTTCCTGCACGTGGTCAAGGACCTCGGGCTCAAGGAGCCGTACCGGGGCGTGGTGCAGCTCTACACCAGCGAGATTGCCGAGGACCTCGCCTATTACCTCACCACTTCCGAGCAGACGCCTTCGAGCGTCGCCCTCGGCGTCTCCCTGACCCCGGAAGGCAGCGTCGCCGCGGCGGGCGGTTACCTCGTCCAGGCGATGCCCGGCAGCGACGACTCGCTTATCCCGCTGCTCGAGCAGCGCCTGACCACCCTGCCGCCGGTTTCGACCCTGCTGCGTGACGGGGTAGGGCCGGCCGCGATACTTGAACATCTCTTCGCCGGCATTCCCTACAACCTCCAGGGGGAAACGGAACTCGTCTTTCGCTGCGGCTGCAGCCGGCAGCAGGTGCGCCGGGTGCTGCTCGCCCTGGGCAAGGAAGAGCTGCAAGAGCTGGCTGCCCGCAATGAGGCAACGACGGTCACCTGTGAATTCTGCAAGGAACCCTACGATTTCCCCGCCGCCGAACTGAAAAGGCTGTCCGCCTTGCTCTGA
- a CDS encoding ATP-binding cassette domain-containing protein: GKNLSAGERQLLCLARALVPQPGVLILDEATSRLDLLTEDLVNRGLAAAGRQRSVLLIAHRLQSARRADRIVVLRRGKIRECGTHGELLQQGGLYARLWRLQDLGVNGEEA, translated from the coding sequence GGGGCAAAAATCTCTCCGCCGGTGAGCGGCAACTGCTCTGCCTGGCGCGGGCGCTGGTCCCGCAACCCGGGGTGCTGATCCTCGACGAGGCCACCAGCCGCCTCGACCTGCTGACCGAGGACCTCGTCAACCGGGGGCTCGCCGCCGCCGGCCGCCAGCGCAGCGTGCTGCTGATCGCCCACCGCCTGCAGTCGGCGCGGCGGGCGGACCGCATCGTCGTGCTGCGCCGGGGTAAGATCCGCGAGTGCGGGACGCACGGGGAATTGCTGCAGCAGGGCGGCCTCTATGCCCGGCTCTGGCGGCTGCAGGACCTTGGCGTCAACGGCGAAGAGGCGTGA